The genomic interval CTATCGCCTGGATTCTTTGCTTAGGACTTAACGGACGTAAACCATACATAAACAAACCCTCTTCTTTACCAACTATAGATTTAACCCTTTTAGTTACTCTTTGCACATCTGCTGGACTTTGTTCTGTATCTATATACAACACATCGTTTTTACTATTTGCATTAAACTTTGCAAACAACCGCAGACAACCCACTAAAGCAGATACAAACATTGTTAACGCAAATGTTTTCTTAGATTTAGCTAAACCAATCCATCCAGATATATTACCCTTAGAAAACTTATTTGTATTATCAATCTTCAATAGATATTCATTCTGCTTTATCTTATCTGTAGATTTAATTCTCTTAGATAAAACAGATTGTAAAAAGGTTTCTTCCACAACTGGCGGTTTAGTTTTAGAGACTAATTCCATTGAATACCCTCTTTAAATTCATTCAACTTCTCATCTACCAAAACACTCCAGCCATCACCAGATGCAGATTTAACCGTTTCATCCGTTAATCGGTTATTGTTAACCAAATAAGTTAGTTCTTCCATAAAAAGAAAACTAACTAACTTCTCTTTTTGCGCAGATAATGGATTTTGTATATCCTGCCTTATCTCATAAAAGATTCTACTTAAATGCATTGGAACACCTTCTGCAGCATATCTAAACATATCTCTATACATTCGCTCCAACAACAAAGAATCAATCACTTTTAACAACTTGCTTTGATCCTGTAAAGCTTCAATAGTATTTATTAAAACAATAAAAGCATTAATCATATCTATCTTAAAATCTCTTTGTTTAGCAGACTTTACTGTCTCTAAATCTGATTTCATAACATCAATAAAATAGATAGCGTTTTCTATGTTTTTAGCAATATTCATTTAAAACTTAATATTTAAGTACTTGTTTAAATTATCTTCTTTTAGTAAATATTCTGGTGTTGCAAACTTAAATCCGTGTTGTAAATGAAACTTATTCTTAACAGAACTAGAATACAGATTGGTTACTGCTTTTACCATCTGATCTCCTGTAAATCCACCCGCAAACTGAACAGCAAACAACTTTTTTATATTTTCAGTTATTTGAAACTCCGATTTAGAAATTGTATTAAAAACCCCAATAAACCAATTAAGCTCTAATTCTAAATCAACATCTTTTAAATTTTGTTTACGCATCCATGCTGGAAAATGTTGAAACAATTCCGAATCTGAATGATTTCTTTTTCCTTCTTGACTTTTACACCACAAAACATACTCATCAATTTTATTTTTTACAGTAACAATCTTTATTTTATTTTGAATCGCTACAACTTCCAATAAAGATTCATTTGAAAGTATTTTTTCTTTGTAGTAGATGTATCTATATTCTATATCTACTTCCTTATATATAGAAGTTACATTTTTGTCAGTCGGAGTGACAATTTTGTGAGTTACGTTGTTTACATTTTTGTCACTCAAAATTTGAGGTGTTTCGGTAGGTATATTTTCTTCTGATTTTTTACTGTTACTTACATTTTTGTCAGTCGAAATATTCATTATTTTTTTAGCAGAATTAGTTAAAGAATACCACTTGGTCCTGTC from Lutibacter sp. Hel_I_33_5 carries:
- a CDS encoding AAA family ATPase, which translates into the protein MELVSKTKPPVVEETFLQSVLSKRIKSTDKIKQNEYLLKIDNTNKFSKGNISGWIGLAKSKKTFALTMFVSALVGCLRLFAKFNANSKNDVLYIDTEQSPADVQRVTKRVKSIVGKEEGLFMYGLRPLSPKQRIQAIELLLKEHNGIDVLVVDGVRDLLMDINNAVESTEVMTLLMKWSFDYDIHIATVLHQNKADGNSRGHIGTELNNKAETIIRITKDAVDGNISYVEEVFGRGKGFEKFSFQISDDGLPEVIESISNSVSVDKAPWEK